In Pyxicephalus adspersus chromosome 12, UCB_Pads_2.0, whole genome shotgun sequence, a genomic segment contains:
- the PSMD4 gene encoding 26S proteasome non-ATPase regulatory subunit 4 has translation MVLESTMVCVDNSEYMRNGDFLPTRLQAQQDAVNIVCHSKTRSNPENNVGLITLAKFLDSSIAPTLAPARCPPVAHPSADPELALALRVSMEEQRQRQEDEARRAAAASAAEAGITSTAGDDSDEALLKMTIGQQEGGRSGLPDFSSMTEDEQIAYAMQMSLQGAEFGQAESGDLDSSAVMDTSEPAKEEDDYDVMQDPEFLQSVLENLPGVDPNNEAIRNAMGSLASQASKDNKKDKKEEEKK, from the exons ATGGTGCTGGAGAGTACGATGGTCTG TGTGGATAACAGTGAATATATGAGAAATGGCGACTTCCTTCCCACCCGGCTGCAGGCCCAGCAGGACGCCGTCAACATCGTCTGTCACTCCAAGACTCGCAGCAACCCGGAGAACAACGTCGGCCTCATCACCCTGGCCAA ATTCTTGGACTCCTCTATTGCCCCCACCTTGGCCCCCGCCCGTTGCCCCCCCGTCGCCCATCCCAGCGCTGACCCTGAGCTGGCTCTG GCTCTGCGTGTGTCCATGGAGGAACAGAGGCAGCGTCAGGAGGATGAAGCCAGGAGAGCAGCTGCTGCATCGGCCGCCGAGGCCGGGATCACCTCCACAGCAGGAGATG ATTCTGATGAGGCTCTGCTAAAGATGACAATCGGACAGCAGGAGGGGGGCCGCAGCGGACTGCCGGACTTCAGCAGTATGACCGAGGATGAGCAGATCGCATACGCCATGCAGATGTCACTACAGGGGGCTG AATTCGGCCAGGCAGAATCTGGTGATCTGGACAGCAGTGCCGTGATGGACACCTCTGAACCTGCCAAG GAGGAGGATGACTATGACGTCATGCAGGACCCCGAGTTCCTGCAGAGCGTCCTGGAGAATCTTCCCGGTGTGGATCCGAACAATGAAGCCATCCGGAACGCCATGGGGTCCCTGGCCTCTCAGGCCTCCAAGGACAACAAGAAAGacaagaaggaggaggagaagaaataG
- the LOC140342233 gene encoding uncharacterized protein, whose amino-acid sequence MLAVRGGCSLYSPHRPSTITSPDLSPAVPGPNMSAEEKTPETWSPRVQLKSPPYPFPTSLDFPAPPHPPAPPSGRKLLIMTVGAVTALAISVLGVLLATYLGRAHCSQRDVSPFLPPQLNVQNEASLLLAFSELSDQGSAPGITCDLKNHLMVYHGQPEGCVARRMDSAESLPPCQDLEIYFQAVLKNITLGLSLDIQVVGVGSLGSLVTLLCNNKPTYLVTTLPAPSRGHTSLPA is encoded by the exons ATGCTCGCTGTGAGGGGGGGGTGCTCCTTATATTCCCCCCACAGACCCTCCACCATCACATCCCCAGATCTGTCTCCAGCAGTGCCGGGCCCCAACATGTCAGCCGAAGAGAAGACCCCAGAAACATGGAGCCCCAGAGTGCAGCTGAAGAGCCCCCCCTAT CCGTTTCCGACCTCTTTGGATTTTCCGGCCCCCCCTCATCCTCCTGCCCCCCCCTCCGGACGTAAACTGCTGATAATGACGGTGGGGGCAGTGACGGCCCTGGCGATCAGTGTCCTGGGGGTTCTGCTGGCTACTTACCTAGGGAGGGCGCACTGCAGCCAG CGGGACGTGTCGCCATTTTTACCCCCCCAGCTGAATGTCCAGAACGAGGCGTCTCTCCTGCTGGCCTTTAGCGAGCTCAGCGATCAAGGCTCCGCCCCCGGGATCACCTGTGACCTTAAAAAT CACCTGATGGTTTACCATGGACAGCCGGAGGGCTGCGTCGCCCGGAGGATGGACTCTGCGGAGAGCCTCCCGCCATGCCAGGACCTGGAGATCTACTTCCAAGCTGTGCTG AAAAACATCACGTTGGGGTTGTCACTGGATATCCAGGTTGTCGGTGTTGGCTCATTGGGCAGCCTGGTCACCCTTCTGTGTAACAACAAGCCGACCTACCTGGTCACCACCCTGCCAG CTCCCAGCAGAGGGCACACCAGTCTTCCTGCCTGA